In Paenibacillus kyungheensis, the following are encoded in one genomic region:
- a CDS encoding DUF2252 domain-containing protein produces the protein MIPPNMTEQVIHTRTKLRKETLISVLDEFDRKIMTLSPPKRAEKYRKMSTSAFSFFRGSSYLFYFDATRHYFPYHTSTERPTWIQGDLHFENFGAFRNESKQIVYDVNDFDEGYIGSYLYDVLRMSVSIALVGRQLQYTDEQQLHLLEHYVKGYHKQISCFVEDKDDPAKFVMNENKAKGPVRKLLRKLEKRRNGHFLEKVTAVMQSDRVFQETAELVTPSEQEHTLLEQAWDFYQQTLVCHQGEADHYRIKDIAIKHGSGTASIGLDRYYVLIEGGLRGAGEDDAVLEVKEVRTPVPAYFLPYADSFWQTFSHQGKRVTTTQQAMHHKADPYLGFLTLDGRDFYVRERSPYKKRLKLEDIETIEDMESVLSTMSKLTAKMHARADADVNKGILPYHSEKEILKAMGRKPEAFVQHISRWAFAYADQVEKDYAIFCDWAQTFQTQ, from the coding sequence ATGATACCGCCTAATATGACAGAGCAAGTGATACATACGCGTACTAAATTACGCAAAGAAACATTAATCTCGGTGCTAGATGAATTTGATCGTAAAATTATGACGTTGAGCCCACCCAAAAGAGCAGAGAAATATCGCAAAATGAGCACGTCTGCTTTTTCTTTTTTCCGCGGAAGTTCGTATTTGTTTTACTTTGATGCGACCCGCCATTACTTTCCTTATCATACTTCTACCGAACGTCCTACATGGATTCAAGGAGATTTGCATTTCGAAAATTTTGGTGCTTTTCGTAATGAATCGAAGCAGATTGTGTATGATGTCAATGATTTTGATGAAGGGTATATCGGTTCATATCTGTATGATGTGCTACGCATGTCGGTCAGTATCGCATTAGTTGGACGACAGCTTCAATATACCGATGAGCAACAATTGCACCTGTTAGAACATTATGTTAAAGGTTATCACAAACAAATCTCTTGTTTTGTAGAAGACAAAGACGATCCCGCCAAATTTGTTATGAATGAAAACAAAGCTAAAGGCCCTGTACGCAAATTGTTACGGAAGTTAGAAAAACGCCGTAACGGGCATTTCCTAGAAAAAGTTACTGCGGTTATGCAAAGTGATCGTGTTTTTCAAGAAACTGCGGAATTGGTTACTCCTTCTGAACAAGAACATACATTGTTAGAGCAAGCATGGGATTTTTATCAACAGACTTTAGTCTGTCATCAAGGCGAAGCAGATCATTATCGGATCAAAGATATTGCGATTAAGCATGGTTCCGGTACTGCTTCAATCGGGCTGGATCGGTATTATGTATTGATCGAAGGTGGGCTACGAGGAGCAGGCGAAGATGATGCTGTATTGGAAGTAAAAGAAGTACGGACTCCTGTGCCTGCTTATTTTCTACCTTATGCCGATTCATTCTGGCAGACATTTAGCCATCAAGGTAAGCGTGTAACTACAACACAACAAGCGATGCATCACAAAGCCGATCCTTATCTTGGTTTTCTGACGTTAGACGGTCGAGATTTCTATGTGCGAGAACGTTCACCTTACAAAAAGCGTCTAAAATTAGAAGATATCGAAACGATAGAAGATATGGAAAGTGTACTCAGTACAATGTCTAAATTAACTGCCAAAATGCATGCACGTGCTGATGCCGATGTGAACAAAGGCATTCTGCCATATCATAGTGAAAAAGAAATTCTAAAAGCGATGGGACGCAAACCCGAAGCGTTTGTGCAACATATTTCACGTTGGGCGTTCGCTTATGCCGATCAGGTCGAGAAAGATTATGCGATTTTCTGTGACTGGGCGCAGACATTTCAAACGCAATAA
- a CDS encoding TRM11 family SAM-dependent methyltransferase — MDQQHASPQYIYTYSHRQDEHSLCYLEMRAFFGQETDQFILKSDIAVMPSRSPFIKERIEVLYEGDTLEEIYTQAEQIDMLDQTFKVVFVKINDLDQDHKIEYQERLGIEREIGMRIHGEADVKHPQHTYGIVPFGGRWYLGHYFKNEAVWFHNMRKPQNYSIALNTRLARAAANILVPNPVGIKAIDPCCGIGTVLVEALSMDIDIVGRDINPHIAQGARANIKHFGLKGEVTLGDIADITEHYDAAIVDMPYNLFSTTTPEEQLSILQHARRIADKVVVITIENIDEMIATAGFSITDRGEAKKGAKGVFSRQILVCH; from the coding sequence TTGGATCAACAACATGCAAGTCCGCAATATATTTATACGTACTCTCACCGTCAGGATGAACATTCACTTTGTTATCTGGAAATGAGAGCATTTTTTGGACAGGAAACCGATCAATTTATTCTTAAAAGTGATATCGCTGTTATGCCTAGCCGTAGCCCGTTTATCAAAGAACGCATCGAAGTATTGTACGAAGGCGATACGTTAGAAGAAATATATACTCAAGCAGAACAGATCGATATGCTTGATCAGACATTCAAAGTTGTTTTTGTCAAAATCAACGATCTGGATCAAGATCACAAAATTGAGTATCAAGAACGATTAGGTATTGAACGCGAAATAGGGATGCGTATTCATGGAGAAGCCGATGTGAAGCATCCTCAACATACGTACGGCATTGTTCCTTTTGGTGGACGCTGGTATTTGGGTCATTATTTTAAAAATGAAGCTGTCTGGTTCCACAATATGCGCAAACCGCAAAATTACTCTATTGCTCTCAATACCCGTCTTGCTAGAGCGGCTGCCAATATTTTGGTTCCTAATCCTGTAGGGATCAAAGCTATCGATCCTTGCTGTGGCATCGGCACTGTACTGGTAGAAGCATTATCTATGGATATCGATATTGTGGGACGCGATATCAATCCGCATATTGCACAAGGAGCACGAGCCAATATTAAGCATTTTGGCTTAAAAGGAGAAGTAACTTTAGGCGATATTGCAGATATTACAGAACATTATGATGCGGCAATTGTTGATATGCCTTACAATTTATTTTCAACTACTACTCCTGAAGAACAATTAAGTATTCTACAACATGCTCGCCGAATCGCTGATAAAGTGGTCGTGATCACAATTGAGAATATTGATGAAATGATAGCAACCGCTGGATTCTCGATTACAGATCGTGGAGAAGCGAAAAAAGGAGCTAAAGGCGTATTTTCCCGTCAGATTCTTGTGTGTCATTGA
- the gpmA gene encoding 2,3-diphosphoglycerate-dependent phosphoglycerate mutase — translation MYKIILVRHGESVYNQQNLFTGWTDVALSDRGIEEARIAGQLIKEAGYTFDLAFSSVLKRSIQTMHYILDELDLLWIPEQKSWKLNERHYGALQGLSKIDTAKKYGEEQLQLWRRSLTVRPPLLEKNDPRSPRHEVRYNEIPDDQIPYGESLKDTVERVGEFWHDCIVPLIQKKEHILIAAHGNTLRALIKYLEDIDEKTLTELNIPTGIPLVYELDDNINPIRRFYLGEDEHIERKTNEVANEHNVNE, via the coding sequence ATGTACAAAATTATTCTTGTTCGTCATGGAGAAAGTGTATATAATCAACAGAATTTGTTTACAGGATGGACCGATGTAGCGCTTAGTGATCGTGGAATAGAAGAAGCAAGAATAGCTGGACAATTAATAAAAGAAGCAGGATATACATTTGATCTTGCTTTTTCTTCAGTGTTAAAACGTTCGATTCAGACTATGCACTACATACTCGACGAACTGGATTTGCTATGGATTCCTGAACAGAAGTCATGGAAATTAAATGAGCGTCATTATGGAGCTTTGCAAGGATTAAGTAAAATTGATACTGCTAAGAAATATGGAGAAGAACAACTTCAACTCTGGCGCAGAAGTCTTACGGTTCGTCCTCCTTTATTGGAAAAAAATGATCCACGTAGTCCACGTCATGAAGTACGGTACAACGAGATTCCAGACGATCAGATTCCATATGGCGAAAGTCTCAAAGATACAGTAGAACGTGTTGGAGAGTTCTGGCATGACTGTATTGTTCCTTTGATTCAGAAAAAAGAACATATTTTAATAGCCGCTCATGGCAACACTTTACGTGCTTTAATTAAATATTTAGAAGATATTGATGAAAAAACATTAACCGAACTTAATATTCCGACAGGTATTCCACTTGTGTATGAACTAGATGATAATATCAATCCGATTCGACGCTTTTATTTAGGCGAAGATGAGCATATTGAACGCAAAACAAATGAAGTGGCTAATGAACACAATGTAAACGAATAA
- a CDS encoding amidohydrolase family protein — protein MKKKGYILKSGTVLSMDHAIGNVKKADVVINGSTIEAIGNNLQLDESAYHIIDASEHIIMPGLVDTHRHMWESLVRTAGTNWSLPVYLQNLYYGGLGSRLRPQDSYIANLLGSLEALHAGVTTVLDWSMPYSPEHTDELIRGLQEAGIRSVFALGVPGETEYWNRDSRLVISDAERVKKQYFTSQDQLLTMGLAIRGSEFSHWDTTVTEIGIARQLEAICSMHIGFGNWGAVDHSVTKLYEAGLLGPDLNMVHGNKMMTEEYKMLADTGASLSVTPEVEMMMGHGYPATGFFLEQGGMPSLGVDVVTSTGGDLFAQMKFMLQAERARVNEEILNSGNMPGELNLLSQQVLEFATVGGAKALQLDSQIGQLTPGKQADIIMISTSDLNTDLNLFPVIDPIGAVVQFTNPSNVDTVFVGGRLMKQHGQLVGVDIERVRRLVSESRAYLDTQYVLSDAGRVIYS, from the coding sequence ATGAAGAAAAAGGGCTATATTTTAAAAAGTGGAACTGTGTTGTCTATGGATCATGCGATTGGTAACGTAAAGAAAGCAGATGTAGTGATTAACGGTTCAACGATTGAAGCTATAGGAAATAATCTACAACTTGATGAATCCGCTTATCATATTATTGATGCGTCAGAACATATTATTATGCCGGGCTTAGTAGATACTCATCGGCATATGTGGGAATCGCTAGTACGTACAGCAGGAACCAATTGGTCACTGCCTGTCTATTTGCAAAATTTATACTATGGTGGGTTGGGAAGTCGATTACGTCCTCAAGACAGTTATATCGCCAACTTGCTTGGTTCTTTAGAAGCGCTTCATGCTGGTGTCACAACAGTACTGGATTGGAGTATGCCTTATTCTCCAGAACATACCGATGAGTTGATTCGGGGATTACAAGAAGCAGGGATACGCTCTGTATTTGCTCTTGGTGTGCCGGGCGAGACAGAATATTGGAATCGAGATAGTCGATTGGTGATCTCTGATGCAGAGCGTGTCAAAAAGCAATATTTTACTTCGCAAGATCAATTGTTAACGATGGGGCTAGCGATACGTGGCTCTGAATTTAGCCATTGGGATACTACGGTTACTGAAATCGGCATCGCCCGCCAACTGGAAGCGATCTGTTCGATGCATATCGGATTTGGCAACTGGGGAGCTGTCGATCATTCAGTCACCAAGCTATATGAAGCAGGATTACTTGGACCCGATCTTAATATGGTACATGGCAACAAAATGATGACGGAAGAATATAAAATGCTAGCAGATACAGGAGCATCGTTATCGGTAACCCCTGAAGTTGAAATGATGATGGGACATGGATATCCTGCAACTGGATTTTTCTTAGAACAAGGTGGAATGCCTTCACTGGGCGTAGATGTAGTGACTTCAACCGGTGGTGATTTATTTGCACAAATGAAATTTATGTTGCAAGCAGAACGGGCACGAGTCAATGAAGAGATTCTGAATAGTGGTAATATGCCAGGTGAATTGAATCTATTATCTCAGCAAGTGCTTGAGTTCGCTACAGTAGGTGGAGCCAAAGCATTACAATTAGATTCTCAAATTGGTCAATTAACACCGGGCAAACAAGCGGATATAATCATGATTAGCACTTCTGATCTGAATACAGATTTGAATCTATTTCCGGTTATCGATCCTATTGGAGCCGTAGTTCAATTCACTAATCCATCGAATGTAGATACTGTATTCGTTGGCGGTCGTCTGATGAAGCAACATGGTCAGTTGGTAGGTGTGGATATCGAGCGTGTACGTCGTCTTGTATCAGAAAGTAGAGCGTATCTGGATACTCAATATGTATTAAGTGATGCAGGTCGAGTGATCTATTCATAA
- a CDS encoding GNAT family N-acetyltransferase, whose product MITLREMKIEDYNEIIELWEHTEGMWLSEADSLPHIQTYLERNPYCSFVAEEQLDTQTTVLAGTLLAGHDGRRGYMYHLAVDPAYRGQRIATQLIEKAMKGLTDAGIDKCHIFVMATNVEGQHFWVANGWEKRDSFYVFSKDVPQH is encoded by the coding sequence ATGATTACACTCAGAGAAATGAAAATTGAAGATTATAATGAAATTATTGAGCTTTGGGAGCATACTGAAGGTATGTGGTTAAGCGAAGCCGATTCATTACCTCATATTCAAACATATTTAGAGCGTAATCCTTATTGTTCGTTTGTAGCGGAAGAACAGCTAGATACCCAGACGACTGTTCTAGCAGGAACATTACTTGCCGGTCATGATGGTAGGCGTGGATATATGTATCATCTGGCAGTCGATCCTGCATATCGAGGACAACGAATTGCGACACAATTGATTGAAAAAGCAATGAAAGGCTTAACTGATGCCGGAATCGATAAATGCCATATTTTCGTAATGGCAACAAATGTGGAAGGTCAACACTTCTGGGTAGCAAACGGTTGGGAAAAACGAGATAGTTTTTACGTCTTTTCAAAAGATGTTCCACAACACTAG